The region CCCGCGAAGGAGGGCGATCCGAACGGCAACGTGAACAAGGCACTGGCGGGCCTGAAAAAGCTGGAACCGGCGCCTGCAGCGAGCCCGGAAAAGCTGACCTACATCCAGCCCGCCAACTACGATCAGCATCTTGAGAAGCTGCGCGAGTGCGACCTGGTGATCGAGGCCATTGCCGAGCGCATGGACTGGAAATCCGACCTGTACCGCAAGGTCGCGCCGTTCCTGAGCGAGAATGCAATTTTTGCGACCAATACCTCAGGCCTGTCCATCAACAAGCTGGCCGAAGCATTCCCCGAAAACCTGCGACACCGTTTCTGCGGCATTCACTTCTTCAATCCGCCACGCTACATGCACCTGGTGGAATTGATCCCGTGCAAAGGCACGGAAACGGAACTGCTCGACCAACTGGAAACCTTCCTTGTTTCCACGGTAGGCAAGGGTGTGGTGCGCGCCAAAGACACTCCCAACTTCATCGCCAACCGTATCGGCGTATTTTCCATGCTCGCCACAAAGCATCATGCTGAAGCCTTCAATCTCGGCTTCGACATGGTGGATGCGCTGACAGGCCGTTATCTGGGCCGTCCCAAGAGTGCCACCTTTCGCACGCTGGACGTGGTCGGACTCGACGTGTTTGCCCATGTGGTCAACACCATGCGCGAGAATCTCACCGAAGACCCATGGCACAAGCACTTCGAGTTGCCGGGCTGGTTCAAATACTTGGTCGATCAGGGCGCGCTGGGACAGAAGACCAAGAAGGGCATCTACCAGAAGATCGGCAAAGAGATTCATGTACTCGATCTGCACAGCAAGCAATATCGCGTGTCCGATGCCAAGGTGGACGAAGGCGTGAAAGACATCCTGCGCGAACGCGACTGGGCTACAAAACTTGCAGCGTTGCATGCCAACCAGCATCCGCAGGCGCAATTCCTTTGGGCGACATTCCGTGACGTGTTTCACTATTGCGCGCTGCAACTGGAATCCATTGCGAACAATGCACGCGATCTCGACCTGGCCGTACGCTGGGGTTTTGGCTGGGACAGCGGTCCGTTCGAAATCTGGCAGGCCGCAGGCTGGCAACAGGTGGTTGGCTGGATCAACGCCGACATTGCAGCAGGCAAGGCGATGGCGAACACGCCGCTGCCAGCCTGGGCGACCGATATCGCACGCGTCGGCGTGCACGGCAAGCAGGGTTCCTATGCACCTGCCGGCAACTCTTGGCAACCGCGCTCGTCACTCCCGGTCTACCTACGCCAACTTTACCCGGACGCGGTTCTGGGCGAAACAAGGCAATACGGCGAGACCGTGTTCGAAACCGATGCGGTGCGCCTGTGGCACACCGGCGACAACATCGCCATCCTGAGTTTCAAGACCAAGATGCATGCCGTCAACAACGAAGTGCTGGACGGCGTGTTGCGCGCGGTGGCCGAGGCCGAAGCGAATTTCAGCGCGCTCGTGTTGTGGCAGACCGAAACGCCATTCTCCGCCGGGGCGCACTTGCTGCAACTGATGCAGGGTGTGCAGGAATCGAAACAGGGCGGCGGCATGTTCGACAAGCTCAAGCAAGCTGCGACGCGGGTCAAATTCACCGCGGCGGGCGGTGGCGGCGTGGGCGATCTGTTCAATGCCGCAACCGGCAATGTGCCCAAGGTGGAAGAGGTGGTCGCCAAATTCCAGCAAGTATCGCAACGCCTCAAATATTCCCAGGTACCGACCATCGCTGCGGTCGATGGCCTGGCGCTCGGCGGCGGCTGTGAATTCGCCATCCACTGTGCACGTACCGTCGCCACGCTGGAAAGTTACATCGGCCTAGTCGAAGTCGGCGTCGGCCTGCTGCCTGCGGGCGGCGGCTGCAAGGAGATGGCGCAACGGGCGGCGGCAGAAGCGCGCGGCGGGGACATCTTCCCGATACTCAAACGCTACTTCCAGATCATCGCCATGGGTGAAGTCGCCAAGAGCGCAGAAATGGCGCGCGAGATGGGCTACCTCAGGCCGTCCGACCGCATCGTGCTGAACCGTTTCGAGCTGCTGCATATCGCCAAGGAAGAAGCCAAAGCGCTCAATGCCACCGCCTACCGTCCGCTGCTGCACCAGCGCCAG is a window of Sideroxydans sp. CL21 DNA encoding:
- a CDS encoding 3-hydroxyacyl-CoA dehydrogenase/enoyl-CoA hydratase family protein: MKRFNVRKVAVLGAGVMGAQIAAHLVNANVETLLFELPAKEGDPNGNVNKALAGLKKLEPAPAASPEKLTYIQPANYDQHLEKLRECDLVIEAIAERMDWKSDLYRKVAPFLSENAIFATNTSGLSINKLAEAFPENLRHRFCGIHFFNPPRYMHLVELIPCKGTETELLDQLETFLVSTVGKGVVRAKDTPNFIANRIGVFSMLATKHHAEAFNLGFDMVDALTGRYLGRPKSATFRTLDVVGLDVFAHVVNTMRENLTEDPWHKHFELPGWFKYLVDQGALGQKTKKGIYQKIGKEIHVLDLHSKQYRVSDAKVDEGVKDILRERDWATKLAALHANQHPQAQFLWATFRDVFHYCALQLESIANNARDLDLAVRWGFGWDSGPFEIWQAAGWQQVVGWINADIAAGKAMANTPLPAWATDIARVGVHGKQGSYAPAGNSWQPRSSLPVYLRQLYPDAVLGETRQYGETVFETDAVRLWHTGDNIAILSFKTKMHAVNNEVLDGVLRAVAEAEANFSALVLWQTETPFSAGAHLLQLMQGVQESKQGGGMFDKLKQAATRVKFTAAGGGGVGDLFNAATGNVPKVEEVVAKFQQVSQRLKYSQVPTIAAVDGLALGGGCEFAIHCARTVATLESYIGLVEVGVGLLPAGGGCKEMAQRAAAEARGGDIFPILKRYFQIIAMGEVAKSAEMAREMGYLRPSDRIVLNRFELLHIAKEEAKALNATAYRPLLHQRQIPVAGSTSIATFKASMINMLEGGFISEHDYNIGCRVAETLCGGDVEAGSLVDEDWLLDLERRNFMELLATDKTQARIEHMLKNGKPLRN